CCCCGCGCCCCCCGCCCCCATCAAAATTCCCCGGCCGTGGCGTCTGGTCAAACAACAAACAACCGCGCCGGCGGCAACGAACCGTTGCCGCCGTCACTGCCATCGTGGTGTTTGCCGGCTCAGGCGGTGAAGCTGCTTCCGCAGCCGCAGGTGCTGGTGGCGTTGGGGTTCTTGAAGACGAAGCCGGTGTGCAGGCCTTCGCCGTGGAAGCCGATTTCCACGCCTTCGAGGTAGAGGAGGCTTCGCTCGTCGCAGACGAGGCGGATGTTCTGGCTCTCCATGAGCTCTTCGCCCTCCTCGGGGCCGTCGTCGAGTTCGACGAGGTCGAGAGTGTATTGGAAGCCGCTGCAGCCGCCGCCCTTGACGCCGACGCGTAGGAAGGTCTTGCTCTCGTCGAGCTCCTGGTCCTTGATATACTCACGGATCTCGTCAGCGGCCGGCTCGGTGAGGCTGACGGGCGAAGTGGCGGTGTCGAGAGTGGCTGTGGTGCTCATGGTCGTTCCTTACGTCGGCAGTTGGCACGGGGTGCGGTGGAGTATAGCGGATGGGACGCGACGGTGTCGCAGCACGCATCGAAGCTGAAAACACATCGGGCGACGCGTGGTTTCACTCCAGTCGCTCAACGACCTCGCCCTCCGGGCGGTGGCCACCCTCGACGTTGGTGTCGTGGAGGCTGGTGACGTAGCCGCTGACGATGATCAGGTCGTTGTAGCCGAGCCGCCCTTTCCACGCGGGCATGCCGCGGTCGGCGATGCCCTGCTCGGTGATGGTCAGGACGTCCATAGCGGTCGTGGCGGCGATCCAGGCGTTGTCTGTCAGGTTGGGTGCCGTGACGGTGCCGCGGCCGTCGTTGTGATGGCAGCTGGCACAGTTGGCGGCGTAGATCGCTTTGCCGTGGGAGAGGAGCGTCGGGTCGCTGCGGACGCGGGCGAGGCTCTCGGCGTCGAAGCTCAGGCGGTCCATCGTCCCGACGACGGCCTCGGCCTCGGCTTCGACGGCACGCTCGAAACGACCCGTCGCCCCGGCCTCAGGGCCGACAAGTGCCAGCAGCGAGACGTAGCCGACGCCCCACGCGACCAGCGCGGCGATGGCGAGCTTGAGCCAGAGGGGCGTCGGGGTCATGGGGTCGATTCGCGGCCGAGGGTCTGGAGGTAGGCGATCAGCGCGACGACGCGTTTGCGTTCGAGGCCCGACTCGGCACCGCGGGCTTCGAGGTCGGCGGCGATCGCGCGGGCCTGGTCGAGGGCGTCGTCGGGCAAGTCGACCTCGTCACTGAGTAGATCGGGCATCGCGGGCATCAGACTTCGCGGAAGCACGGCCTGGGGCGACTCGAAGTGACGGAGGTGCCACGTCGCGTCGAACTTGCCGCCGACGCGCGCGAGGTCCGGGCCGACGCGGCGGACGCCGATCAGGTCGGCCTCGAAGCGATCGGGCATCGACGTGACGTCGCCGTAGCGACGCGTCTCGCCGAGGATCGGGCGGACGACCTGCGTGTGGCACTGGTTGCAGCGGTGTGTCCGATAGACGTCACGGCCGATCTCTTCGAGCGGCGAGAGCTTCGCGACTTCTGGCGGACGGCTCAGACCAGCGGCGGCGTGGGAGAGCGTCGAGAAGCCGATCGCCCCGGCGATCACGACCACCGGCACCGCAGCCGTTGCGAGCGTGCGGCGTTCGAGCTTCCGGTGCCACGACAGCGACCAGGCCGACTCGAGCTTGGCCGCGAGCGGCAGGATGGTGTGTTCGTGTGCGTAACGCGATTCGTGCGTCGCGGTCTCGGGCGTGACGGTTGGCGGAAGTTCGAGGGCGACCCGGCCGCGAATCGCCGTCCAGGCGAGCCAGAGCCACCCGCCGGCGACCACGAGCCAGCCGATCGCCTGGAGCGTGTAGAGCGGTGCCGTCGCCCGCGTCGTCTCGATGACCTCGGGGAACCGCAACGCGCCGGTCGGCGTGAGGGTCTGCCACATCAAACCCCGGCCGAGCCCGGCGAGGTGGCCCGGCAGGACTGCCAATGCGATGCCGGTCACGATCGTCCAGAACGGCAGTGTCGTCCGGCTCATCGTGGTCACGAGTATCGCCGCAGCGAAGCCGAGCGCGACGACGAGCAGGCGAAGATCGAAAGCGGACGACTGCCAGGCGGTGAACTGTCCGACGGCTTGGAATCGAAGGAGTGACAGCAGCCCGCCGTCGATGGCGACGACCAGGATCGCGACGAGGCCGACGTTGAGCCAACGCCGACGCGATGCATCGACCGGTGCGTCGACGGCGACGAGGTTGAAGACGCCGGCGAGCGTCCCGGCCAAGGCGAGCAAGGCGCCGGCCGTCCCGAGCGCGGCCAAGGCCGTGGGCCCGCCAGTGTGATGCAGGGTCGCCAGGCCGGCGAGCGGTGTGCCGATGAGCGTCAGCCACAGGTGGACGACGGCCAGGCGATGGCTTCGCCACGTCCCGACGAGTCGGTAGGCGATGGCGAAGCCGGGCAGCATCAGGCCGACCGTGAGCCAGCTTCCGGCGACGACGAGCCGCACGGGTAGCGGTGGCTCGATGAGTCGGAGGACGAGGTCGAAGGCGACCGTCGTGGCTAGTCCTGCGAAGGCGGCCGTCGCGAACCAGGTGGCGGGCGATCGTCCCGGGATCGCGTCGAGCCGACTGACGGCTACGGCGATCACCAGCACGGCCGAAAGCACCGGCAGCGATTCGGCAAAGACGGTCATCGATGCGCCGGTCGACCCGACGAGCAGCCCGGCGACCGCCAGCTGCCAAGCCCAGAAGCGACGGATCGATGGCCGACGTGCCGGCTTGAGCGACTGCAGCGCATTGAAGACGAGTCCGAGGACGAGGGTCTGCGTGGCGATCGGGCGACCCGCCGCGAAGAGCCCGCCGTCGAACAGGTTCGTGACCGAATGAAGCGTCACTGCCGACCACGCATGTCCGCCCTCACGCAGCGTCTCCGCCCAGCCCGGCATCGGCAGTGCCAGCATCGACAGCCCTGCCAGGAGCAATCCGACGACGCCCCACACGCCGGCCGCGCGAAGCCATCGAGCTTCGGCGGACGCGGCGGCTTGTCGGGCGGGCGAGATCATGGGTGGGTGGTCGGACGCTCCAATATCGACGCCAATCGGGACGGCCCAAAGCTCAAAGGCGTGCGTCATCGTGCCGCAGACCTTCAGCCGACGTCGGTCTGCGATTTGGCCGACAATCGAGGCAAGGTGATGTCACTCGTTCGAACCT
The DNA window shown above is from Planctomycetota bacterium and carries:
- a CDS encoding iron-sulfur cluster assembly accessory protein, producing the protein MSTTATLDTATSPVSLTEPAADEIREYIKDQELDESKTFLRVGVKGGGCSGFQYTLDLVELDDGPEEGEELMESQNIRLVCDERSLLYLEGVEIGFHGEGLHTGFVFKNPNATSTCGCGSSFTA
- a CDS encoding c-type cytochrome, encoding MTPTPLWLKLAIAALVAWGVGYVSLLALVGPEAGATGRFERAVEAEAEAVVGTMDRLSFDAESLARVRSDPTLLSHGKAIYAANCASCHHNDGRGTVTAPNLTDNAWIAATTAMDVLTITEQGIADRGMPAWKGRLGYNDLIIVSGYVTSLHDTNVEGGHRPEGEVVERLE
- a CDS encoding cbb3-type cytochrome c oxidase subunit II encodes the protein MTHAFELWAVPIGVDIGASDHPPMISPARQAAASAEARWLRAAGVWGVVGLLLAGLSMLALPMPGWAETLREGGHAWSAVTLHSVTNLFDGGLFAAGRPIATQTLVLGLVFNALQSLKPARRPSIRRFWAWQLAVAGLLVGSTGASMTVFAESLPVLSAVLVIAVAVSRLDAIPGRSPATWFATAAFAGLATTVAFDLVLRLIEPPLPVRLVVAGSWLTVGLMLPGFAIAYRLVGTWRSHRLAVVHLWLTLIGTPLAGLATLHHTGGPTALAALGTAGALLALAGTLAGVFNLVAVDAPVDASRRRWLNVGLVAILVVAIDGGLLSLLRFQAVGQFTAWQSSAFDLRLLVVALGFAAAILVTTMSRTTLPFWTIVTGIALAVLPGHLAGLGRGLMWQTLTPTGALRFPEVIETTRATAPLYTLQAIGWLVVAGGWLWLAWTAIRGRVALELPPTVTPETATHESRYAHEHTILPLAAKLESAWSLSWHRKLERRTLATAAVPVVVIAGAIGFSTLSHAAAGLSRPPEVAKLSPLEEIGRDVYRTHRCNQCHTQVVRPILGETRRYGDVTSMPDRFEADLIGVRRVGPDLARVGGKFDATWHLRHFESPQAVLPRSLMPAMPDLLSDEVDLPDDALDQARAIAADLEARGAESGLERKRVVALIAYLQTLGRESTP